The genomic DNA tgataataattataaatgcCAATATTTTCCTGGCCCAGAAATaaccagaatgaaataaaaatcaagcaCCATTTGTCCCTGTTACTGTTTTACTTAACATCATCAGATTTTGTATACATACAAGTAACCAAGAAAAATTCTGTGCAATTTGGGATAATATATATTTGCTAATGAACTGACTAGAAAATGAGTAGCTATAGCATTTAAAGTTGTAATTGTTTGAATAGATACCGAGGATCCTGAAAGTTCAGATTCTTTGTTTACTGTATTTTACTCCATAGCTGTATGTTCCTTATACATATGGAAGAAGCATGCTTCTCAAATGGGTAACAACATGGGAAGATATTCTTaactttggcttttctttttagcAAACATGGCACTAAATGTCATTTTCATTCATGAAAGAAGAGTTAAGCAAATTACTTTACAAAAGGAATTCTCTTTCCTGCTGAATtaagctttattattttccatgcatttgtattcatttatatgtgtgtatacatcaTTTTAATAACACTTTATCCATTCCTTTCACTGAAATGAAACTATCACTTAAAAATCCTCACAAAGAGTAGAGGGCATGACAAAAATACACAGTAACAAGAGACAATAGTTTTGGCTTCATGCTGCTGGGTTGCAGTTAACTGTTTTACAGCTGCCTCCTTAAAATATAAGCAAGAGAGGTGAGTAACAAATTAAAGTTTTTGCTGGTTGAGGACCTGATAAGAGATGGAGAGATGCTGCTAAGCCCACTGGACACCTAACTGCAAGAATAATAAAGCTGTCTTTCTAAATAACGTGCCTGTGCCTGTCAGctagtttatttgagattttccctGCTTTGTTTATGTTAgagccccctccctcctgggtGCCTACAGAGTTAAACAAGCAGGTATTTACCTCCAACTTAATCCtgagctttaaaaatatagaccAAACTCTAAGGTTCTTAAAATTTtcaatcatatttatttattgcagaaaaataatatacaaagatatttacaaaacaatcataaaaatatgaatgcattTAGACACCGGATCTATTTGCATTTTACCATGGGtcatcaataaataaatagaatgttgttttttgtattttaagtttttttccctcagaggaagaatgaaaaaaggaattaaCTGACTGTGATTCTGCAAGTCAGTTTGATcccagtatttttatttctaaagatgtTCTTAAAATTCCTCTGATTgttaccattttaaaatggagaaagtcCATAATGATGCCTTTCCTTTCAGTGGCTGATTGGCACGACCTCTTGAGAATGCatgcatgaaaaaataaaaataaaaatattcttcgtcaaaaaaaaaaaaaggaacacaaacAACTGTTCAGACTTCTATCAGAATGTAGAGGTGTGAGGATGGTGCCGCTGCCCGTCTCGGAATCACTGTCCACGGGCCTGTCTcgctttctcttttaaaagtgcGCCCCACGCCCTGTTTCTTTGAATTTGGGTCTGCTCTTCTAATTTCCAAGAAAATCTTtggcatatatatttatttttagttatccAGCTCCAGAGTCTCTAGACtgtccattttctccttctctggaaaCAATGACATCTGCAAAAACCCAGAGGGGGGAAAGTTGGTTATTGTTTAGGTCTCTGTGGCTGTTTTCTAAGACTAGCGAGCACTGTTCTTATCACCACCACCGAGAAATTACGCCGAACAACCTGGAAGGATTTCAGCCCAAGGGCAAGAGGAAGTGGGTGGGcggaaaggaggaggaggtggaattTGGAAACATTTGTTTTAAGGAGAACGAAAACTTAAAAGCCAAAAGAAAGGGAGGCGCTTGCAAGACTGTCCTCACCCAGGACCCTCGAATCTTTCTCAGTCTTCCCTGCTGTCTGTCACGCACACCCACGCACACGCACACCCCTCACAAGAGCGCATCCCTCTCTCCCTAGCCGGGACCGAACTGCCTTCCAGGGACGCTCGGGGGATGAGGTGGCGGTGCCAGGTTGGGTGGGGAAgctgagaggggagagggggaggaaggcGAGGTGGACAGGGAGCCGCGGCCTGGCCGTCAGTCCGTCTGCCACCTGAGCGGCGAAGGGGCGCGGAGGCGCCGGTCCTTACCTAGGTCTCCGGCCCTGCCGAGGGGGTGGGGAGCTCCGCCTGCTAGTGGGACGCGGACATGGACCAGGCCCCCTCCATCCTCCAGACCGAGAAGGCGTAGCTGAGCCGCTCGTGGGCCACATAGCTGCAGCTTGCCATCTTGGAGTCCAGCTCGTCGCTCTGGAGGACCTGGTAGAGGAAGTCGATGTACCTGGCCGCCAACTTGAGGGTCTGGATCTTGCTCAGCTTGTCCGAGGGCAGCGTGGGGATGATCTTCCGCAGCGCGGCGAACGCCTCGTTCAGCGACTGCGTGCGCTGGCGCTCCCGCACGTTGGCCATGACCCTCTGCGTCTGCAGCTCCTCGTAGGACTGCGGGCtcccgccgccgctgctgctgccgccgccgcccgcgccgctGCCGCAGCCCGCAGACTTCTTGCCGCGCTTGCCCTGGGCCGGGCTGCCAGGCTCGTCGCCGCCTCCGACGCCCCCGCCCGCGGCCCCGCCGggccccgcgccgccgcccgcGCTGCGCCGGCTGCTGCGCCGCTTGCGCCCCCCGCGCTTGCCGCTCGGCGGCTGCTGCCGGTCCGGCTCCTCTTCGCTGTTGCTCAGGCTGTCGTCGGCCGGCGAGACTGGAGAGCTGGACACGTCCTGCATCATCTCTCGGGCGGCAACGCGCGGCCTCGCGGGCCCGGGGCAGAGGGGCGGCCCGGgtaagaggaggagagaggggcgcCTCAGCCCGCCAGTTTCCCCCGCGCGCGGCGCCGGCCCGGGCGGTGCGGCCCGCCGAGGAGGGAGCGGGAGGAGGGACGGGGAGGATCTCCGCGGGGAGGGCGCgcgggggaggcggggagggaggcgggagggggaggggacggTGTGGATGGCCCCGAGGTCCAAAAAGAAGGCGCCCAACGGCCGCACGCACACGTCGCTCGGCCTCCTGGAAAGGCTGCCGATGCCGGCGAGCCCGCGAGGTGTCTGGGAGTTGGGCGAAGGCTGCACACTTGGAGGCTCTTATACCTCCGTGCAGGCGGAAAGTTTGGGGGCAGCAGTGTCATTGGCCTGACGTGGGGAGGAGGGACTTTTCGAAGTTTTATAGGAAAGTTTCCGCTTTCCAGCCCCCCTTCCCCGTCCCCACCCCCCTTCCTCGGGGTCTAACAATTCGTCCTCCCAAACCATTCAAAAACGACCCGGCCCAGGCGGCCGGCCCCTCTGCCCGCCTCCTTgctgccctcccccatccctccccgcCGCCCTCCGCCCGCGGGCGCGGGGCAATTTCCTTCCGCGTCGGAGCGCGCGGGCCGCGCCCCCGCACCCGAGCGCAGCCGGGGGAAGCGGCCGGAGGGGACCGTCCCGGCCGCGGTGTTGCTCCCTCCCAGAGTGGCTGTGACAGCAACGGCGGCAACAGCTTCTGCGCAGTGGGTGATGTCTCATCTCGCCCCAGTACCCTCTAGGTCCATGGGGCCGGTTTGGGATTGCTGGGGCGGGGGAAATGGCAAGAAAACTGGCAGCCGCGGAGCCCACCCAATAGTCAGGTAGACGGGCCCCTGGAGTGCCAAGGGCCAAACCACCGCGGCTGACCTTGAGGTCGTGGGCGTTTCTGAAGACGTGGCTGTGCGGCGGGGACTGTGGATCTGCGCTCCGGCCTGCTGTCTCACCTCTCCTCGAAAAGCATCTGGGCCTGACTTATCCCTCCACAGTGACCCAATCTAACGCTTCCCAACAGCCAGAGGACTACACCTCCAAAGGTGCTAGAAAGAGGCAGAAGTTCATTCTTCTGCGGAAGGTAGTTCTTGTCCTTGGAGAAGGCAGCAGGGCCCGAGTGGGGCAGCGCGGCGTCTTCCCCGCGGTCCTGATCGCCTGAGCTGCCAGCCTAAGGTGGAGCCCTGTGGCCATTTGAGCCCCACCTCACTCCCAAATAAGGCCCTGTATTGTGACCTTTAAAGGTCAGCTCATAAGAGAGCGAGATGGGGGTTCGACATTGCCTGGACACACGGGGCTGCCAGCTGTGagaaccccctccccaccccccattctTAGGCGGTCGAGTGGTCAATTACGCTTCATGCGCCCCAAACGCATTCCAATTAACTTGGACGCTTTTACGTTTAAGCATTTCTATGTAAGTTAACGAGGAACATCCCCAAAGAGGGTGTTAACGCCGATTTTAGCAAATTGGAAGCAACAAAAGTTGGTGAGCTGGTGAAAGGAAGGGAAGCCGCCGTGGAAAAGAAGACCATTTTTGCAATgctagactttttttcttttctggaacgAGTTGGGTTAAAATTACCGTTTCACGTTCATTCTTTACGTTGTAGAGCAAACCAGAGGTCAAAAGCAGTAGTCGGCTTTTGGGGGCAGATTTAGGGGGTGCCGAAGTACTGCTTGAGTGCCCTGCGCAGGCCGAGGTCCGCTCTCGCTCTCCCCAGTCTGGACTCGCCAGCGAGAATTAACTCAGCGAAGCTCCCCTTTCTGGGCCCGATCAAGGGTCGTGGCCGCGGGTGTGCCTAGAATGAGGCAGGAGCCCAGGCGACGCGCGGGCAGGCCACGTGGCTCTGCCCCGCTGAGGCTCGCAGCTTCAGTCCCGGATACCCCGGGGTCTGGAGCGCCTGGGGTCGGCTGAGGGGCTCAGCCTTCTGGGGGAAGTGAGGGCAAGAGGCATCCCTCCCGCAGCGGGCTAACAAGGCTGTGCTTTCATGAGAGGGGCGACTTGCAGAGTTTGTCTATcatcatttttacaaatattcaGAAACAATGACCACAGCATGCCAACTGGCCTGCTTCGCAAGTGActgccatattttaaaatgaaagcttgACCTCCACTTAATAGCAGGCAGGCAGGTCTCCTTAAAGCGCACTCGGATAAGTCACGTTTGTGTTTGCATCTTCTGCCTATGGGATTTTATCTCTTGCAAGCAGTTCGAGAATAAGGCAGAAATTCTGCCCCACTCTCTGCCGAGTGTTCCTTTTTGTAAATCTGAATGGCAGAGTATTCTGCAATTCTTACTTGAACGTTGCTGcagaaatctggaaaaatttCCACCTTTACCTatctcgctttttttttttttaaagatcaatcTTAAATCttaagtttgttttttccttttagatgaattctcaaaaataaaaagatcgaATAATTGGACTCTTTCCTTTGTGGCTATGGGTAAGCAAGACAGGAAAGTGTGGGCAAAGTGTAAAGGAAACCTTACCTGACCAAGGGGAATTGGGGTTAGCTGGATGGAAGAGGGCGCGCACAAGCTGGAGGAGAAACCAAGTCCACAACAGCACTGCAGCCAGGGATCATTAGCCAGTCCAACTTGCAAAGTCATCAGTCTCCAAGTCTAGTTCTTAAACAAATAAGGCATCCCTCCAGGGCACTAAACTTCTAAAGGATGAAAAGCTTCTGGCCATTGGGTCCAGGGATCCCCAGGGCTGAGGCGATGCTCTGGATGCCAGAATGCTTAAAAGAGGGCTTAAAATGAATGACCTAACAGAACCATCCCGGCACGGGCAGGCGCGGAATCTTCCCGATGGAGTCACAGTAAATGACTTTGGTtctgagaagaaatttctgttgaaCTCTGAAGGAGTGCAGCATGAGGATGATATGGGTTTTTGAGTGCTCAAATGGTCCTTTTTGAGCAGAAAGTTGTAGTTGGGCAAATGAATTACCTCTCCAAATGTCTGGGGCTTGATAGTCCCTGCTTCGCAAACTGCAACACTTCATGGTCAGTTGTCACACTCCGCTCATCTAGCTCATCTATAGCTGTATCCTACCTAACATTTTAtctaacagttttctttttcactcttgcTGGGGCAAGAATAAAGATGGGCTCCGTTTCTGTGTGCTGATGAGGCAACTATAAATCTGGATATCTTGTATATGCAGCAGTAATGATATCCTCCACTGGATTCAGTTTAACATCAGAAAGCTTACTTAGGTCTAAAATCCTAATTTCAGGCTCTGAAAAAAACGGTCTTAAAATTTTCCCTCTGGGGCTGAACTCAGCCTGACTGGAAGGACATCACTGGAGTcctaccttctttggaaatactGGATTAATTGAAAGTGAAtcattttttctacttctaacataaattctctgaaaaaaaatttaactgaagacaaaaaaagtttttcttttgcaCTCGAATAATTCAACATGAGCTTTGTTTTCAAACTGCAAACTTGGCATGTTCACAGTCCTTCCTGAGGAATGTGTGCTgtgttaaaaattgaaaaaaaaatactgttagaAGTAACAGAGTTAGGAATCTCATACCGAGCATATGCAATAAGTGTGTATGTATCTGTATGCTTACAGTTTAAATACGCACTGGCATTCTCTTAGCAACAATCATTTCTAAATGcttttagagaaggaaaagacGCGTACACTATAGAATTCTTAGCAAGCTGGTAAAATTTGGAGTTGAGACTTGCAAAAAAGGTGAGTACTTTGAATCTGTTCCTACTCCTTCTCCGAAGTCTTTGGATGACCTACCACCTGTTTGTTGGCTTAGAGTTTTGTGGAATAATTTTTCAGAGTTGCGTGAATGAAACACAGGAGCATTCACACAGAAGGGGGCGCAAATGGGAAAAGGCTGGAGTTGAGTGGATCTCACACGAGACAGTGCATCttagatttcatcttttttgaagCCTCCACAGGAATTGCCTAGTTTGAATTTCAATGAGAGAATTTCATCAAACTGGAATATAAAGTGTTTGACAGCCCAAGTGAGTCTGATAACTGTGTAAAAGCAGGTTCTTCCTCAGTGACACAAATAGCCTAACTGTTGTTTGCACAGCTTGCCCTGAGTAAGAggtcattctctttctcttttaatgacAGTTTAGTTCATGGATTTAACTgattctgcctttctctttctgaatttctttaagaataagaaactaaaattataaaatttgaagctttcaatccagaaataaaatgaaaaagtataaagCTCATGAAATTGAGTTGCCAAGAGCACCTCATATGAACAAATCaaactttcaaataaatgttaatttttaaaatatctaaaattctgCACTCAAAATAAGGATGAGATAAGGAGACATAACTTGCCGAGCTTGTAGGGAGAGAATAATCAGAGTATGGAAAAGTACGCAGTTGAAgagacttgttattttccatttattagcTTAGCTGGGTGTGCAGCCTAGAGAGTTTGTGTCCCATCTTTGCTGCCAATTAACCTTGTTAAAGTACACTCTCACTTTACTTATTTCAAAGGGTTGCTGGAATAACTGAAGAAATAATGTGAGAAATACTTAGCTATTCGTAGAGGCTTTTATCATGGCCACAATCTTCCTACATAGTAAGCATTTTTATCTCTTCAGTCATCTGATGATCaagcaatttaaatataaattgaatgATTTACATTCTGTGTTCTTCCAGCTAAGGTTCCCTTTCTGATTACTCACAACTCtcatctctcttcattttttcacAAATGGCTTTTCCTGAACCCTTAAGTCCTATTTCCATTGTTTGGATTGATTCTTCCTGCAGAAAACATGTTGTTTTTGCCAGTGACCACAAGAGGACACAATTTCCtagagaactttttttaaaaagaagcttaaagaagaggaaagctaacaaaatagcaaaaatactACATAGTCACGGAATGTCATTTTGGGGATGTCAATTTGTgtcacttttattaattttttaaaaacataaacatgaGTTAGCTTTAGATTTTGGGggagattttatctttttattgtagaacataaaagaaaagcacacatttatgagaaatactaaaatactattattttaggggaaaaatgtttattttacattaGTAGAATTCTGTGCAAAACTCTCAGTGACCTGGAATTTAACTTTCTTAATTTTAGAACTATGTTTGGCAATGAAAAgtagttttgaaaaaatatatgactatTCCAAAATATCTTTGAAAGTTTGAATTTTTAGTTTGGCATTTGGCATGTCTTTGCATAAAAAAATTAGATGGAAATTATGTTTTCTGgtttgtcaattatattttaacGTACATGGTAGGTTAAGAACTAAAATTACCTTTCAAAGATATGGAAAAATAggtatttttaatgtattgactCCCAACACTTCCCcagaattattatatataatcttTGACTGAAAGATTGCCTTCCTCTTTTTACTACTTCCTCTCAAAAAAGGTTTCAGAGCATCTGATTACTTTGTaaattaaagtaaatgaaaacaaattgcattttggtatttttctggCGACAGTGGTTCTGGTGGAGTGCCGTGACAACCAGGCTGGGGAACCCTTGCTTCCGGTGGAACTCGGTGCTTTTGCTTTGCATTTGTGTCTTCTTGCAGATGAATTGCTAATCACATTCTCTGAGACCCTGCTGGAGGGAGCAATGGACCAAACGacctggaaagagaagagaaaaagacaagacagAGATAACAGAGTGAAAATAAGGAGCTCAAGAGAAACAGAGCAGAATGTGGAGAGAGAGGGTGAAAGAGAGAGCTAAAGCAAGGGAGCAAGActgatagagaaaaagagaaaatgaggcttGATATGTAGGGGGAATAGAGGCTTAAatgacaagagaaagaaagaaattaatgcacttagtaagaaatagaaaagcacTAGGATaatttgcctcagtttctgcccAAAAAGATTGTTGTAAGTAGCTGCCTGTCCCTTGGTGTAggctaaatgttttaaaaatccatgagaTTCTCACCCAAGTCATAAAAAAAAGTAAGGAACGGGCAGAGGGCCATGAAACTTTTAACGTTGATAGTCATCTAATAGGTGTGCTCTATCCAGAATTACAGTGAAGATGGTAACATGATGTCATATGTTAAGATAGTGGAAGGGAAGACATCTTTGGGAATACTGATGCCATGACTACACGAACAACACTATGGACCATGATAGAATTTCAGAAATCTTATGTGGTTGCTAACACTCCTTGCTTGTTAGTAATATTTCATTTGACCACCACAATGGAGATCAAACTGGGTATTTTTCCCTGTGGTTAGCCAGGATCAATGCCTTTACCCTTCCCACTTCAAATCCCTCAGGGAAAAACATAGCCGTAAGTGATGAGTCTTATTCTCACTCACCCCTACTGAAGACCTTGAGAGATTGTAAGGTTCTGGTTCTGCCTAATGGTGCATTCAGGAGATGTGAATTCTGGTTTCAACAGGTACTACTTAATTGTAACACGTGTATTGATTCTTTTGTAGTTAACAAAAGTGCATCAAAGTCTCTAATTATTTTAGGGGCTCTGAGTAAGAAAATTTAGTCCCTGACATCAAGGATGTCACAGTCTAATgggaaataaaacatgaaaacaattttgtaaCATGGAGGGCTAAATGCTGTGATAGATGTTTTCCGGAGTGCCAAGGAAGGACACTGGACTTGGTCTGAGGTGGCAGGATGCCTTTGTGCATTGGGAAATTACCTCACTGCAATGGTAGCCTCCAAATACACTTCCAGGAGCCTGTCCCCGAGAGAAACACACGGAAAGGTCCACAGACAAAATTAAGATGCACACGTCACATGGTTTATTGAGTCAGTTTGAAATATACAGCAAGAAAGGGAAATAGATGGAGTATGTTAATATAGTAGGGTAGGTTGCAAACAGGCAGGAAGGAGCATGCTACACAGATCCTGGAGTACACAGGTGCACAATGTTAATAtgttgtgtttctctctctctgtctgtctcatCAACCTTCCTTGCTAATGGTATGGGTAAGAGGTCCAAAGTTAAGGGTGAGCAATGATGGAGGGTGACTGGAGCTGAAATACGCTTGGCATATTACAGGGGCACAGGGCAAATACTCTAGTCCACAGCTGGGGCTTGACACTTAGCCTGCTGAGCAGTTATGGATTTTATCTTTCTGTCTTGGCCAGAGGACAACTAGGCCAGATTGGATGTCAACAACATGGAGCCTATTTAAGACCTCATGAATATGGGTGCCTTATGAATGTGGGGTTCCCTGAGAGCTTCAGGATTATTTGATGCTTACATAGTCTTTCTGTCCCTTCCTACTTACTTGACTGATGGCTAAGATGTCTCTCATGTTACTTACTTCCATACTTAACATCATCTCTCCTCCTcatttctcttactctctttaGCAGAATTGGGTATTCGTAAGTAATACAGCAAGCATACATTGCAGTTTTGCTGAAGTACGCTGTATCTCAGCTTTAGTCTGGAAGGATGAATAGGGGTTAACCAGGTGAGAAGGAAAAAGGGTAGGAGGACAGAAAGACACTGGTAGCCTCATGGGCGAAGGCACAGAGGCCTGATCATGGATGGCCTTTTCAGGGACCTGTAAGGAGTTTTTGTGTGGCTGGAGGGAGAGTGGGTGTGGGAGCAGCCAGAAACTAAAGTTTAGATGACAGTAACTTTGCTGTGCTAAGGAAATTGGGTTTTATCCTAAATGCATTTGGGAAAACTGAAGAATGGTAGGCAGGGAAAGGACATGATcagatttctattttagaaatattggtCTATAGACAGTGCAGGGGATGGATTAGACCATCGTGATTAGATTTAGGAAGTGTTCGCATTAACCCACAATATACCTAATGTAAGTACGTCAATTTACTTATGAGAACTTACAGCATGTCAGTAGCTGTAGGGATGTGGACAGGATAATAGAAAGTTGAGAGAAAATGACTGGGTTTAGGGGGATTTGGaggcatcagtttcctcatctgtaaaatgaagtagCTGGATAAGTAATTTGAGAAAGTTGAAAAATGTGTAAacttaaaaggattttaaaaattatcaactagtcagttttacagatgaaaagttTGCTCTATGACTGCTTATAACTCTAAGATTTGGCACTATCTGGAAGCTGAAAGCATTTTCCTAAATGATGAGAATGAGTTTCCTTCTAGTTCTGGAAACCTCTTATGGCCAACTGTGGGCCTAAACTTTTGTGccaaaaatgagtaaaatagtCAGTGACGCGGTTTGAAGAGGGGCAAAAGGGGTTTCCTCCAAAAGCCGCCTTATACTTCCCATAGTAATGCTTTAAATCTGTCACTGGTAAGTCATTAATTTGGGACCTGGCATTGTCCTCCCCAGGCTCCTCTTTTAGATGGCAAAGTCCCCAAGGTGAGGTAACACATTAGGTCATTAACACCTTTGAGTGAATTAGATCGTATGATGTTTTTCTCAAGACAGGAGGGGCTCAGGGTAGTCGAAGGACACTGGGACATATTGAAGAGGCTGAACTGAAAAGCAGTGAAAATTGTGAAGAGAGGGAAGGTTGTGGTACTATGGCTTTTGTGATTTTTCCAAGTGTGGGCCTTGACGTCACACCCTAGGCCTGTCTGAGCCTTCCATGCCTGTTACTCAGTGTGGCTGAAGCTGTCCAGTTCTGTCTTTTGGATTCAGTTCTAGAAAGATAGAGTGCAGTGAGATAGGAAACAAGAAAGAGCCTGCTGGCCTTGTCTCATCATCTCAATTTCTCTCAAGGTCTTAGAACCTTGATATGTGTCTATCAAATAAGGATATTCTTCTATTTCACTATCAGATGTGTATGAAAAGCAAACAATAATCCATGATCTCTTTGTTTTAACTGTAAAGGACCTATTTAGATGTAGTTGTGTTCAAGAGTAGAGATATTTCCAGGGAATATGAAGTGTATATAAtgactgagaaaacaaaaatatccactAATTTATCATAAGCAACCTTACTGGCAATTTTAATTTCGCAGCCAAGGTTTTGGACTGGAGAGCAATAGTTGTTAAAAATACtctaaagagaaacacaaagatgTTAATTCTGAAGCATTTCAGCAGGCTTGGAATACCTAAGGAGCAGCTActgaaaatgaattatatttaatttactttttaactgGGCCATTCTCCAAAACAGACTACAGATTGatataattattaggaaaaataaactttacatctagatttatgtaacatttattcactattatttttatattgtttcttaTATGAAAATTGAGCACCCAGATATTTTACAGAGATTCATTAAGATATTTTGCAGTGCCTTGTGTACCATACATTttcaatgagagagagagaatttcatgGCAAACTTTGGTAAGATGGAATGACTATGGGATTGTATATGTGAAGACATCAGCAATAGACGCTACAATCACAGTGTCCTGTAGTTTTTATCATTTTCGTGAGTTAATAGGTATGGCAGAGGGTCATGTCATTGGACTAATTCCAAAgcatgaaagcaaaataaaaataggaatctAGGTAATTTCCCTAGATTAAATTAGATgatcattttactttaatttattataaaattcttaaatcatCACAATTGCAGAACTGGAGAAATTGCTtataaaaaaatcacttcaatAAAATTATAGACTACTAGAGGTAGGAGAAGTTTTAGAAGTCCAGAGCACTTCCTCTGGAGCCAGTCAGCCTAGCTTCAAATATGACTCAACTCCTCATGACCTATGTAATTTAGATATGTTACTTACCCCTCCATGTATCCTGTGAAAGGGAGAGAATAGTGTACATCATTAAGTTGTTGTGATGA from Equus quagga isolate Etosha38 chromosome 8, UCLA_HA_Equagga_1.0, whole genome shotgun sequence includes the following:
- the TWIST1 gene encoding twist-related protein 1, whose translation is MMQDVSSSPVSPADDSLSNSEEEPDRQQPPSGKRGGRKRRSSRRSAGGGAGPGGAAGGGVGGGDEPGSPAQGKRGKKSAGCGSGAGGGGSSSGGGSPQSYEELQTQRVMANVRERQRTQSLNEAFAALRKIIPTLPSDKLSKIQTLKLAARYIDFLYQVLQSDELDSKMASCSYVAHERLSYAFSVWRMEGAWSMSASH